In Peromyscus maniculatus bairdii isolate BWxNUB_F1_BW_parent chromosome 21, HU_Pman_BW_mat_3.1, whole genome shotgun sequence, one DNA window encodes the following:
- the LOC102927718 gene encoding putative sperm motility kinase W, translating into MARPVEENILEKNFMTLTSLGSGAFGEVKLACHLPTHTHVAVKVLEKTKNSLADIITEVEILQSVKHRNIVNFFHVIDTSSTTYLIMEYVSGKDLEYFLRERDFLEENEVRPIFQQVVSGVHFLHQKRIAHRDIKLENILIDRAGNVKLCDFGMARQLAEGQMLEEFCGTLVYLAPEILARKPYDGLAGDMWSLGVLLFVLVTGQFPYRESTFEGMYRVINTTNYPIPYHLSKPCIILIEQLLMVPNQHRIIICQLQERQWLGNIKQHVAPETKEILSKVMETMCTMGYTHGEIVSSLKHKQPSNLTATFNILNLSCGDSHQKNQEPCLNGNPEGAFRLQLPLKRKASEPAFPTNKGDRKRRKIHHAQ; encoded by the coding sequence ATGGCAAGACCCGTGGAAGAAAACATCCTTGAAAAGAATTTCATGACCTTAACATCTCTTGGCTCTGGTGCATTTGGGGAGGTGAAGCTTGCCTGCCACcttcctacacatacacatgtggctGTCAAGGTCCTGGAGAAGACAAAGAATTCTCTGGCTGACATCATCACTGAAGTAGAGATACTTCAATCTGTTAAACACAGAAATATAGTTAATTTCTTTCATGTTATTGACACAAGTTCAACAACTTATCTGATCATGGAATATGTTTCAGGAAAGGACCTGGAATATTTCCTCAGGGAGAGAGACTTTCTAGAGGAGAATGAGGTCAGACCAATATTCCAACAGGTCGTTTCAGGAGTTCATTTTCTCCACCAAAAACGAATTGCCCATCGTGATATTAAATTGGAAAATATCCTTATTGACAGAGCTGGCAATGTCAAGCTCTGTGACTTTGGTATGGCCAGACAGCTGGCagaggggcagatgttggaggaaTTTTGTGGCACCTTGGTCTATTTGGCTCCAGAGATATTGGCACGGAAACCGTACGATGGCCTGGCAGGGGATATGTGGAGCTTGGGAGTCCTCCTATTTGTACTGGTTACAGGACAATTTCCATATAGGGAATCCACCTTTGAAGGTATGTACAGGGTCATCAACACCACAAACTATCCCATTCCCTACCACTTGTCAAAACCCTGCATCATCCTCATTGAACAATTACTCATGGTCCCTAACCAGCACAGAATAATAATATGTCAGCTCCAGGAAAGACAATGGCTGGGCAACATTAAACAACATGTAGCACCTGAAACTAAGGAAATCCTTTCCAAGGTCATGGAGACTATGTGCACCATGGGCTATACCCATGGGGAAATTGTATCATCTCTGAAACACAAGCAACCAAGTAACTTAACAGCAACCTTCAATATCCTCAACCTAAGCTGTGGGGACAGCCATCAGAAGAATCAGGAGCCCTGCTTAAATGGCAACCCTGAAGGTGCCTTTCGGCTTCAACTCCCTTTGAAGAGAAAAGCCAGTGAACCTGCCTTTCCAACAAATAAAGGAGATAGGAAGAGACGCAAGATACACCATGCCCAATAG